A single genomic interval of Antarcticibacterium arcticum harbors:
- a CDS encoding N-formylglutamate amidohydrolase, with protein MKLVLTCEHAGNRIPENYRYLCREDDPILQTHRGFDPGALDVYKALVSLADFSTKHLESRLLIEVNRSLHHSSLFSTYTRELPTLEKKKIIEAYYLTYRNRVESAIHEYTAKGEEVLHFSVHSFTPQLKGEIRNTDIGLLYDPRKAKEKEFCKIFKKHIEIQNPSIKVRFNYPYLGKADGFTTYLRKKFPHNYCGVELEVNQKFVSNNKMEKGIKSAILEALQKSIK; from the coding sequence GTGAAACTTGTTTTAACCTGTGAACATGCAGGAAACAGGATCCCTGAAAATTACAGGTACCTTTGTAGAGAGGATGACCCAATTCTTCAAACTCACAGGGGCTTTGACCCGGGCGCCCTGGATGTTTATAAGGCATTGGTATCACTGGCCGATTTTAGTACCAAACACCTTGAGAGCAGGTTGCTTATTGAAGTTAACCGCTCTTTACACCATTCCTCTTTATTCTCAACATACACACGGGAACTTCCCACCTTAGAAAAAAAGAAAATTATTGAAGCCTATTATCTTACCTATCGAAATAGGGTTGAAAGTGCAATTCATGAATATACAGCGAAAGGGGAGGAGGTGCTCCATTTTTCGGTGCATAGTTTTACGCCTCAACTTAAAGGAGAAATAAGAAATACAGATATTGGTTTGCTTTATGACCCGCGAAAAGCAAAGGAAAAGGAATTCTGCAAAATTTTTAAAAAACACATTGAAATCCAAAATCCTTCTATTAAGGTCAGGTTTAATTACCCATACCTTGGCAAAGCTGATGGTTTTACTACCTATTTGAGAAAGAAATTCCCCCACAACTATTGCGGGGTTGAACTGGAAGTAAATCAAAAATTTGTGAGCAATAATAAAATGGAGAAGGGAATAAAATCGGCCATTCTGGAGGCTCTTCAAAAGAGTATAAAATAA
- a CDS encoding OsmC family protein gives MIRKATAVWNGSLKEGNGTLSSQSGVLKDTQYSFKSRFESGIGTNPEELVAAAHSGCFTMQLSAYLTEENFPPEKLETTCEITFEDGAITKSHLVLNAQVPKVDKSTFDSLVKKAKENCPMSKLLNTEITADATLKQ, from the coding sequence ATGATAAGAAAAGCCACAGCCGTTTGGAACGGATCACTTAAGGAAGGAAACGGCACATTAAGCTCTCAAAGCGGTGTTCTCAAAGACACGCAATATTCCTTTAAATCAAGATTTGAATCTGGAATTGGAACCAATCCCGAAGAACTTGTAGCCGCAGCCCATTCGGGTTGTTTTACCATGCAATTATCTGCTTACCTTACCGAGGAGAATTTTCCTCCGGAAAAATTGGAGACCACCTGTGAAATAACCTTTGAAGATGGAGCTATAACCAAATCTCATTTGGTTTTAAATGCCCAAGTTCCCAAGGTAGATAAGTCAACCTTTGATTCCCTGGTAAAGAAAGCCAAAGAGAATTGTCCAATGTCAAAATTGCTGAATACAGAAATAACTGCCGATGCTACATTGAAACAATAA
- a CDS encoding FKBP-type peptidyl-prolyl cis-trans isomerase, whose protein sequence is MSQVKQNDTVKVHYTGKLADGQVFDTSEGKEPIEFTLGQGQLIPGFEKGLIDMNLNEKKTINIPVEEAYGQPREELVQEVDKNQLPPEIKPEVGMGLVSMTPDGREMNLLVAEVKENTIVVDGNHPLAGKDLIFDLEVVEIK, encoded by the coding sequence ATGAGTCAAGTAAAACAGAATGACACGGTAAAGGTACATTACACAGGAAAACTTGCAGACGGGCAGGTTTTTGACACTTCTGAAGGGAAAGAACCAATTGAGTTCACTTTAGGACAAGGTCAATTGATCCCGGGTTTTGAAAAGGGCCTTATCGACATGAATTTAAACGAGAAGAAAACAATTAATATTCCGGTCGAGGAAGCTTATGGGCAACCTCGGGAAGAACTTGTACAGGAAGTTGATAAGAACCAATTACCCCCGGAAATTAAGCCGGAAGTTGGAATGGGCCTTGTCTCTATGACTCCAGATGGCCGGGAGATGAACCTCCTGGTTGCTGAAGTTAAGGAGAACACGATTGTAGTTGACGGGAATCACCCCCTGGCAGGGAAAGACCTTATTTTTGATCTTGAGGTTGTAGAGATCAAATAA
- a CDS encoding Gfo/Idh/MocA family protein, which translates to MKNKNSVVSSSRRSFLKSTALVATGVMIVPRYVLGGPGYLAPSDRLIVAGIGVGGKGEGDLTSFAQSGKADIGFLCDVDERRAAASRARFPKAKFYKDYREMLDKEGKNFDAVSVSTPDHNHAVQTMAAMEMGKHVYVQKPLTHDIFEARALTKAARDYKVVTQMGNQGASGDGVRIMQEWFNADLIGKVHTVYCWTDRPVWPQGIPWPKESVPVPEGLDWDLWLGTAPKKNYIEGLVPFNWRGWWDYGTGALGDMGCHLVEAPHKVLNLDYPKDVQCSVGSVYVGEFQRGYFPESCPPSSHVIMTFPGNERTEGDLTMHWMDGGIKPKRPEELGPNETFGDGGNGVLFIGTKGKMMCGTYGANPRLLPTSRTEEVNITPQLERVPGGAEGHYAQWVEGAIAGYGKKDLSSPFEIAGPLTETLLIANLAIRGQDIRKEIQNDQGRTSYQYPGRDIKLLWDAKEMRVTNFEEANQFVKRNYREGWSL; encoded by the coding sequence ATGAAAAACAAGAACTCCGTTGTAAGTAGCTCAAGAAGGTCGTTTTTAAAAAGTACTGCACTTGTAGCTACCGGTGTTATGATTGTACCCAGATATGTATTGGGCGGCCCCGGGTATCTTGCTCCCAGTGATAGATTGATTGTTGCCGGTATTGGGGTTGGTGGTAAAGGTGAAGGAGATTTAACCAGTTTTGCACAAAGCGGGAAAGCAGATATAGGATTTCTTTGTGATGTAGATGAAAGAAGAGCCGCAGCATCCCGCGCACGTTTCCCAAAGGCAAAGTTTTATAAAGATTATAGGGAAATGCTGGATAAGGAAGGAAAAAACTTCGATGCTGTTTCTGTTTCCACTCCAGACCATAATCACGCTGTTCAAACTATGGCAGCGATGGAAATGGGTAAACATGTATATGTCCAAAAGCCCCTTACTCACGATATTTTTGAAGCCAGAGCCCTTACAAAGGCAGCACGGGATTATAAGGTGGTGACACAAATGGGTAACCAGGGGGCATCCGGCGATGGAGTTAGAATAATGCAGGAATGGTTTAATGCAGATCTTATTGGTAAGGTCCATACGGTTTATTGCTGGACAGACAGGCCGGTTTGGCCCCAGGGAATCCCCTGGCCAAAAGAATCTGTGCCTGTACCTGAGGGACTGGACTGGGATCTTTGGCTTGGAACGGCCCCTAAAAAAAATTATATTGAAGGACTGGTACCATTCAACTGGAGAGGTTGGTGGGATTATGGGACCGGGGCTCTGGGAGACATGGGGTGCCATCTTGTAGAAGCTCCCCATAAAGTATTAAACCTGGATTATCCTAAGGATGTGCAATGTAGTGTTGGAAGTGTATATGTGGGAGAATTCCAACGTGGATATTTTCCTGAAAGCTGCCCGCCTTCAAGTCATGTTATTATGACTTTTCCTGGTAATGAAAGAACAGAGGGTGACCTTACTATGCATTGGATGGATGGTGGAATTAAACCTAAACGTCCGGAGGAACTTGGACCAAACGAAACTTTTGGTGATGGAGGTAATGGGGTCCTTTTTATTGGAACTAAAGGTAAAATGATGTGCGGTACTTACGGTGCAAATCCACGGTTGTTACCTACCTCCAGGACAGAGGAAGTTAATATTACTCCACAGTTGGAGCGTGTTCCCGGCGGCGCCGAGGGGCATTACGCACAATGGGTTGAAGGGGCCATTGCAGGTTATGGTAAAAAAGATTTGAGTTCTCCTTTTGAGATCGCCGGGCCGCTTACAGAAACGCTTTTAATAGCAAACCTTGCTATTAGAGGACAGGATATAAGGAAAGAAATTCAAAATGACCAGGGAAGAACTTCCTATCAATATCCTGGAAGGGATATTAAATTGTTATGGGATGCAAAGGAGATGAGGGTGACAAATTTTGAAGAAGCCAATCAATTTGTGAAAAGAAATTACAGGGAAGGCTGGAGCTTATAA
- a CDS encoding 3D domain-containing protein, with protein sequence MLLFIYVLSGFSGCGFPSSPEEEIREEIWDSLMVTASAFNSTSAQTGTANPRLTAWGDTIIPGMNVIAVSRDLIKRGLKHNTSVKIEGLEGVFIVKDKMHYRWNNKIDIYMGEDVQKAREWGRKKVKIYYQVLPDSLQL encoded by the coding sequence ATGCTGTTATTTATATACGTGCTTTCCGGGTTTTCAGGTTGTGGTTTTCCTTCCTCTCCCGAGGAGGAGATACGGGAAGAAATTTGGGATTCTTTAATGGTTACCGCTTCGGCATTTAATTCAACCAGCGCACAAACGGGAACGGCAAACCCCAGGCTTACCGCCTGGGGAGATACCATTATACCGGGAATGAATGTTATTGCCGTATCCAGGGACCTTATTAAAAGAGGTTTAAAACATAATACATCTGTAAAAATTGAAGGCCTTGAGGGAGTTTTTATTGTAAAAGATAAAATGCATTATCGCTGGAATAATAAAATAGATATTTATATGGGTGAGGATGTGCAAAAGGCAAGGGAATGGGGGCGTAAAAAAGTAAAGATCTATTATCAAGTCCTACCCGACAGCCTGCAGCTTTAA
- a CDS encoding HAEPLYID family protein has product MKPLYKILLLFLVFSYVGYGQENNETPDENLPLKLVHAEPLYIDLIRDLGARKGEKEWNIGAGISDNLDFDSYEFLVEYEWAVADRLGLEIEIPVTLFSRNAVRSTNISKPADRIESIKLAGQYTFLVSEKLQTSLAFGNIVEIELADLNGLSLNNLTQGLLINPFFVAATRLTPSWHALLYTGPRFLTGWNGHENSVAYEINSNLHYMIPNTSNFIGLEVNQLIHDGKLETVLRPQMRVEIMETLKIGIVPGISLNRNNERFSSFIRLIYEPHH; this is encoded by the coding sequence ATGAAACCCCTTTATAAAATATTGTTGCTGTTTTTAGTTTTTTCCTATGTAGGCTATGGCCAGGAAAATAATGAAACTCCCGATGAAAACCTCCCTCTAAAACTTGTTCATGCAGAGCCTTTGTATATAGATCTAATAAGGGATCTGGGAGCCAGAAAAGGTGAAAAAGAATGGAATATTGGCGCAGGCATTTCCGATAATCTCGATTTTGACAGCTATGAATTCCTGGTGGAATATGAATGGGCCGTGGCCGACAGGCTGGGTCTGGAAATTGAAATTCCCGTAACTCTTTTCAGCCGAAATGCTGTGAGAAGTACAAATATTTCCAAACCGGCAGACAGGATTGAAAGTATAAAACTGGCCGGGCAATATACCTTTTTGGTTTCTGAAAAATTACAAACCTCACTGGCCTTTGGTAATATTGTTGAAATTGAGCTGGCAGATCTCAATGGTCTTTCATTAAACAATCTTACACAGGGATTGTTAATTAATCCCTTCTTTGTAGCTGCAACCAGATTAACACCCTCCTGGCATGCATTGCTGTATACCGGCCCACGGTTCCTCACCGGCTGGAATGGCCATGAAAACAGCGTTGCTTATGAAATTAATTCAAACCTACATTATATGATTCCCAATACATCTAATTTCATAGGACTGGAGGTAAATCAATTAATTCATGATGGAAAACTTGAAACGGTACTCAGGCCCCAAATGAGGGTTGAAATTATGGAAACCCTTAAAATTGGTATCGTTCCGGGGATATCCCTTAACAGGAATAATGAAAGGTTCAGTTCATTTATAAGGCTTATTTATGAACCCCATCACTAA
- a CDS encoding sensor histidine kinase yields the protein MKIKYKIAGIFSLTSFLIIGFIGGFLYFLFANNIEKQFRERLLERAIIAAEVLLEKDNFSPVKYERVKARFLQTLPEENVYYIETENGNIDYGGLPADIIDKSSIESSLSKKYEFYQIGDLKFCSLYYEDNEGDFIILISAKNTEGIAELYFLQKALLIIILISLLIIAGVSLLFAKQILKPINRMILKVEEISGSNLQLRLNEGKGKDEISRLAKNFNRMLSRIESTFFTQKNFIQNASHELRTPLTVILGEAEFALKSSALSPDDRLAFQKVYQQADHLRELLNSLLHLSEIKNPGPSSEYKLLRIDEVIQKTVIKINQTFPSGVIHLEYKNIEDLNENSFVVPGNDLWLEIAFTNILDNALKYSNNEPVKVLLEDKPATVCINIEDQGIGIQPQDLSKIFSPFHRGNNAKSRKGYGIGLALTENIIKIHKGSIEVTSIMKKGSNVIIELPKDLKS from the coding sequence TTGAAAATAAAATATAAAATAGCAGGAATCTTTTCATTAACCTCCTTCCTTATTATAGGGTTCATAGGAGGCTTTCTTTATTTCCTCTTTGCTAATAATATTGAAAAACAATTCAGGGAAAGACTCCTGGAAAGGGCAATTATTGCGGCAGAAGTTTTACTGGAAAAGGACAATTTCTCCCCGGTGAAATATGAAAGGGTGAAGGCCAGATTTCTTCAAACCCTCCCCGAAGAAAATGTTTATTATATTGAAACCGAGAACGGCAATATTGATTATGGTGGTCTACCCGCTGATATTATTGACAAATCGTCCATAGAGAGTTCCCTCTCCAAAAAATATGAATTTTATCAAATTGGGGATCTGAAGTTCTGTTCCCTTTATTATGAAGATAATGAAGGGGATTTCATAATTCTTATATCAGCAAAAAATACAGAAGGAATAGCCGAGCTTTATTTTCTTCAGAAGGCCTTGTTAATTATTATCCTTATTAGCCTTTTAATTATAGCCGGAGTATCCCTATTATTTGCGAAACAAATTCTCAAACCTATTAACAGGATGATCCTTAAGGTTGAAGAAATAAGTGGCAGCAATCTTCAGTTACGCCTTAATGAAGGCAAGGGAAAGGACGAGATCTCCAGGCTGGCCAAGAATTTTAACAGGATGTTATCCCGAATAGAATCTACATTTTTTACACAGAAAAATTTTATCCAAAATGCATCCCATGAATTAAGAACTCCCCTAACCGTGATCCTGGGAGAAGCTGAATTTGCTTTAAAATCCAGTGCTCTTTCACCAGATGACAGGCTGGCATTTCAAAAGGTATATCAACAGGCAGACCATTTAAGGGAATTGCTCAACAGTCTTCTTCATCTTTCTGAGATAAAAAATCCCGGCCCCTCCTCTGAATATAAACTCCTTCGCATTGATGAGGTTATTCAAAAAACGGTCATTAAGATCAATCAAACTTTTCCTTCGGGGGTTATTCACCTGGAGTATAAAAACATTGAAGACCTAAATGAAAATTCTTTTGTTGTTCCCGGTAACGATCTTTGGCTGGAAATTGCTTTTACAAACATTCTGGATAACGCATTGAAATATTCCAATAACGAGCCCGTAAAAGTTCTTTTGGAAGATAAGCCCGCTACTGTATGCATTAATATTGAAGACCAGGGAATAGGCATCCAACCTCAGGATCTTTCAAAAATTTTCTCTCCCTTCCACCGCGGTAATAACGCTAAATCCAGAAAAGGATACGGCATTGGCCTGGCGTTAACCGAAAACATTATCAAGATCCATAAAGGTTCCATCGAGGTAACCTCGATAATGAAAAAAGGATCAAATGTTATTATAGAGCTTCCCAAAGACTTAAAAAGCTAA
- a CDS encoding response regulator transcription factor yields the protein MKILIVEDEPNVASLLHRNLLEYGHTIGIATDGYMGLDQILTNKFDLVLLDIMLPKKSGLEILRELKDLNNNTPVILLTALDTTDMVVQGLDLGADDYISKPFKMEEVVARINAVKRRTAISEIEEPFTLEFKGIHLDDTSKKVFKDGKEIKLTATEYNLLKVLLSNINKVLSREKILDKVWGVQYDLGTNVVDVYINYLRKKLGDTSSNRIIHTVIGMGYVIR from the coding sequence ATGAAAATTTTAATAGTTGAAGATGAACCTAATGTGGCATCCCTCCTTCATCGCAATTTGCTTGAATACGGCCACACTATAGGGATTGCCACAGATGGGTACATGGGTCTCGACCAGATTCTTACCAATAAATTTGACCTTGTTCTCCTTGATATTATGCTGCCCAAAAAATCGGGGCTGGAGATCCTGCGGGAATTAAAGGATTTAAACAACAATACCCCCGTTATACTCCTTACTGCTCTGGATACTACAGATATGGTTGTACAGGGACTTGATTTAGGAGCCGATGATTACATATCAAAACCTTTCAAGATGGAAGAAGTCGTGGCACGCATTAACGCTGTAAAGCGCCGCACTGCAATTTCAGAAATAGAAGAACCATTTACGTTGGAATTTAAAGGTATACACCTGGATGACACCTCCAAAAAGGTTTTTAAGGATGGGAAGGAAATAAAATTAACTGCTACAGAATATAATCTTCTTAAAGTCCTTCTCAGCAATATAAATAAAGTCCTTTCCCGTGAAAAGATCCTGGATAAAGTATGGGGTGTGCAATATGACCTTGGAACCAATGTTGTAGATGTTTATATTAATTACCTTCGCAAAAAACTGGGAGATACTTCTTCCAATAGAATTATCCACACTGTAATAGGTATGGGATATGTGATAAGGTAA
- a CDS encoding phosphatase PAP2 family protein, producing MRKKIIQILLEIRKLLRDKFHQYNEHLPFILTLFIVLILVVLGINIFISLTETLHSDALAKYDCKITEFVISYRTPPLNKFLQFITEVGDFYGYLVIAIVSTIIFYLKFKNWRYVVEIFFVLIVSGLSNVALKNVINRARPSAEHLVSVETLSYPSGHAMSAIAFYGFLIYLVYTFKLKSWIKIGLIFLFTFLILAIGISRIYLGVHFPSDVVGGYIAGFIWVIFCIVLFHIIDLLRKRRKNRKVKDTD from the coding sequence ATGCGAAAAAAGATCATTCAGATTTTACTTGAAATAAGAAAACTCCTTCGGGATAAATTTCACCAATATAATGAACACCTCCCTTTTATACTTACATTATTTATAGTATTGATATTGGTGGTCCTGGGAATTAATATTTTTATATCCCTTACGGAAACCCTCCACAGCGATGCCCTGGCAAAATATGACTGCAAGATCACAGAATTTGTTATTTCCTATAGGACCCCGCCCCTCAATAAATTTCTGCAATTTATAACCGAGGTTGGGGATTTTTACGGATATCTTGTGATCGCCATTGTGAGCACTATTATATTTTATTTAAAGTTTAAGAATTGGAGATATGTGGTTGAAATATTTTTTGTTTTGATAGTTTCAGGCTTATCCAATGTCGCTTTGAAAAATGTGATTAACAGGGCCCGGCCAAGTGCAGAACACCTGGTGTCTGTAGAAACACTAAGTTATCCAAGTGGGCATGCTATGAGTGCTATCGCATTCTACGGATTTTTAATTTACCTGGTTTATACCTTTAAATTGAAGTCCTGGATTAAGATTGGTTTAATATTTTTATTTACTTTTTTAATACTTGCAATAGGAATAAGCAGGATCTATCTGGGAGTACACTTTCCATCTGATGTGGTGGGAGGATATATTGCCGGATTTATTTGGGTGATCTTTTGTATTGTCTTATTTCATATTATTGATCTTCTAAGAAAGCGCAGGAAAAACAGGAAAGTGAAGGATACAGATTAA
- a CDS encoding CPBP family glutamic-type intramembrane protease has product MIYNFLKRIYFSNVYTVVEFLLFFVFIPFIANRYLDGWLKVLPLIGIAIFFFILLRLDSGFEKKNLYTLNKPALKKSVPRLIIVSVLLMWFTWWIFPDLLLYYPKENFESYLITFFLYPIASVIPQEIIYRVYFFHRYKEIIPERFLLMLSNAIIFGLTHWIYANWVAPIATFLVSWIFIYTYLKSKSLLNVSLEHYFYGLIMFTIGFGYFFQ; this is encoded by the coding sequence ATGATTTATAATTTTCTTAAAAGGATCTACTTTTCCAATGTCTATACGGTAGTGGAATTCCTCCTGTTTTTTGTTTTTATACCTTTTATTGCAAACAGGTATTTAGATGGTTGGCTAAAGGTCCTTCCACTTATAGGCATTGCGATTTTCTTCTTTATTCTTTTACGGCTGGACTCCGGGTTTGAAAAGAAAAATCTTTACACTTTAAATAAACCTGCTTTAAAAAAGAGTGTTCCCCGTCTAATTATTGTAAGTGTACTCCTTATGTGGTTTACCTGGTGGATATTCCCAGATCTTTTACTCTATTATCCTAAAGAAAATTTTGAAAGTTACCTCATAACATTTTTTCTTTATCCAATAGCCTCTGTAATTCCACAGGAAATAATTTACCGGGTGTATTTCTTTCATCGCTATAAGGAGATTATACCTGAAAGATTCCTGTTAATGTTAAGTAATGCTATAATATTTGGACTCACCCACTGGATCTATGCGAATTGGGTGGCGCCCATAGCCACTTTCCTGGTAAGCTGGATATTTATCTACACCTACCTAAAAAGCAAAAGCTTACTTAACGTAAGCCTTGAGCATTATTTTTACGGATTGATAATGTTTACTATTGGATTTGGTTATTTCTTTCAGTAA
- a CDS encoding SMP-30/gluconolactonase/LRE family protein → MHFLPSKIFIFILFFSPVITVAQNYNSKLLHKVEGFSHPESVVFDPVHNTLLVSNIGEKEPGDGFISRLGLDGQIISTKWVEGLNDPKGLLLLGNKLYVTDNTDLVIIDNDNAEIIERIPVEGAGFLNDIAEGPEGSLFISDTRNSSIYKRETSGKVTEWLNTPQLENPNGLLVVGNYLHIAAWGSEGAGNVLRVNLDTKEINNITNSGVGNLDGIQLVEQEDFFVSDWATGKIFYVSKEKAHREVLTSAKSAGDILYLKNTKQIVVPMNIQNEVWWYQLD, encoded by the coding sequence ATGCATTTCCTACCTTCAAAAATATTTATTTTTATACTATTCTTTTCTCCGGTAATTACAGTTGCACAAAACTATAATTCAAAATTATTACATAAGGTCGAAGGCTTTAGCCATCCGGAATCTGTAGTGTTTGACCCTGTTCATAATACGCTCTTAGTTTCCAATATTGGAGAAAAAGAACCTGGTGACGGGTTTATTTCCCGGTTGGGTTTAGATGGCCAAATTATCTCGACTAAATGGGTTGAAGGTCTAAATGACCCTAAGGGATTGCTTTTGCTCGGGAACAAGCTGTATGTAACAGATAATACAGATCTGGTAATTATAGATAACGATAATGCTGAAATAATTGAAAGGATTCCTGTAGAAGGGGCCGGTTTTTTAAATGATATTGCTGAAGGACCGGAAGGTTCTTTATTTATATCTGATACCCGAAACAGCAGTATATATAAAAGGGAAACAAGCGGCAAGGTTACAGAATGGCTGAACACTCCACAACTCGAAAATCCCAACGGATTACTGGTTGTAGGTAATTATTTGCACATAGCCGCCTGGGGGAGTGAAGGAGCCGGGAATGTGCTGCGTGTTAATTTAGATACTAAGGAAATAAATAATATAACCAATTCGGGAGTGGGGAATCTTGATGGCATACAGTTGGTAGAGCAGGAGGATTTCTTTGTTTCAGATTGGGCAACGGGAAAAATATTTTACGTATCCAAAGAAAAGGCCCATCGTGAGGTGCTTACCTCTGCAAAAAGTGCCGGGGATATTCTTTACTTAAAAAACACCAAACAAATTGTAGTACCTATGAACATTCAAAATGAAGTTTGGTGGTATCAGCTTGATTAA
- a CDS encoding aspartate kinase yields the protein MKVLKFGGTSVGSANGIRNVREIISREEGKKIIVLSAMAGVTNHLVQIAQLFKKGNLKEAELIIDELKGKHLDLISELIPVENFEVKDKVIRLFEDLWEILHEDYSEISEARILTFGESVLTLIVSKYFEVSALNNTLLDAKKFMQVPNLENPDTDKVGRLLEQYLLDKPQSDVYITQGFVRKDKFNRINTLKRGGSDYTATILGAAVIATEIQIWTDIDGFHNNDPRYVENTHPLSNLSFEEAAELAYFGAKILHPQTVSPVIDKNIPIYLKNTFTPEAHGTKISSQITKRGLKAISAKDGITAIKIKSNRMLMAHGFLKRIFDVFDRHETAIDMITTSEIAISLTIDDPRNLDAILAELKAYAQITVEMDHSIICVVGEGLIQEKNTSRLFEILNDIPVRMISYGGSINNVSLLVATENKVQTLKALHEKLFHPMEQFC from the coding sequence ATGAAAGTTTTAAAATTTGGAGGAACTTCTGTTGGCTCGGCCAATGGGATCCGTAATGTAAGAGAAATAATAAGCAGGGAAGAAGGCAAGAAAATAATTGTCCTTTCGGCTATGGCAGGGGTGACAAATCATCTGGTCCAGATCGCTCAATTATTTAAGAAGGGAAATTTAAAGGAAGCGGAGCTTATTATTGACGAATTAAAAGGAAAACACCTGGATCTGATTTCAGAACTCATTCCTGTTGAAAACTTTGAGGTGAAAGACAAGGTAATTCGGCTTTTTGAAGACCTTTGGGAAATTCTTCATGAAGATTATTCCGAAATTTCTGAAGCCCGTATACTAACCTTTGGAGAAAGTGTACTAACCCTTATTGTATCTAAGTATTTTGAGGTATCTGCACTAAATAATACACTTCTGGATGCGAAAAAATTCATGCAGGTTCCTAACCTGGAAAATCCTGATACTGATAAGGTTGGGAGACTACTGGAACAGTACCTGCTAGATAAACCGCAATCCGATGTTTATATCACCCAGGGTTTTGTACGTAAGGATAAGTTCAACAGAATTAATACCCTCAAAAGAGGTGGCAGCGATTATACGGCAACCATTCTTGGAGCAGCAGTAATTGCTACAGAAATTCAAATATGGACAGATATAGACGGGTTTCATAATAATGATCCCCGATATGTGGAAAATACCCATCCTCTTTCAAATCTTAGTTTCGAAGAGGCGGCTGAACTTGCATATTTTGGGGCCAAGATCCTGCACCCCCAAACTGTATCTCCGGTAATTGATAAGAACATCCCTATTTATTTAAAAAACACTTTTACTCCCGAAGCACACGGAACCAAGATCTCATCCCAAATAACAAAAAGGGGTTTAAAAGCTATTTCGGCTAAAGACGGGATCACTGCTATAAAAATTAAATCTAACAGGATGTTGATGGCTCATGGTTTCCTGAAGAGGATATTTGATGTTTTTGACAGGCATGAAACGGCTATAGATATGATCACCACTTCTGAAATTGCCATATCACTTACCATAGATGATCCAAGAAATTTAGATGCAATTCTTGCAGAACTAAAGGCCTATGCACAAATTACGGTGGAGATGGACCACAGTATCATTTGCGTAGTAGGAGAGGGGCTTATTCAGGAAAAAAACACCTCCAGGCTCTTTGAGATCCTAAACGATATTCCCGTGAGGATGATCTCCTACGGCGGTAGTATTAATAATGTTTCCCTCCTGGTGGCTACAGAGAATAAAGTGCAGACATTAAAAGCTTTGCATGAAAAATTATTTCACCCCATGGAGCAATTCTGCTAA